The Streptomyces sp. V3I7 genome segment CCGCCATGCCGGAGAGCGCCGCACTGGTGGAGCGACTGCGCGCCGACGGGATCCCGGCCGTCATCTCCGGTGCCGGCCCGACCGTCATGGCGCTGACCGACGAGGACACCGCCGACAAGGTGGAATCCCTGGCCGGCGCGGACTGGGCAGCCAACCGGCTGAGCCTCGATGTGCGGGGAGCGAGCGTGCTGCCGCTTGCGCACTGACACACGATTGCCGGATTTCGAGAGGGGGAATGTTTGTTGGATCCGGTAGTGTTAACCTCAAGTCTGCACCCGACCTCCACCATGGCGAGGTGCTTCATGTCCCCGTCCGGGACAGACATTCTTCCGGGAGCCTCCCAAGCCACTCCATGTTCCGTACGTCGTACCTGGGCAGCATGCCGTACGTGACATTGAGCAGGCCGCAGGGCACGCTCCGGAATCGGTGCTACCACGCCACGTGACACAGGCTGTGACGATTCAGGTAGCGCCATCACCAGATATCTCTTCCGCCGTTTCGGGCGGACCACCGCCCCGGCTTGGTTCACAGAGACAGGACCACTGCCGGACAGCACAACCGGTCGCCGAGCCAGACAGGCCGACGTCCGCTCCAGGGAAGGACCCTTCGTGAGCGACACCACCGATCTGATGGGCGCACGTGTCGAGGAGACCGCTGCCGCGCCCGCCACGGACTCCGCGCCTGCCACCGGTGCCGGCTCCCGTCGGCGCCGCGGTACCGGCCTCGACGGCATGGTGCTGGCCGAGCTGCAGCAGGTCGCATCCGGCCTCGGCATCAGGGGTACCGCGCGGATGCGCAAGAGCCAGCTGATCGAGGTCATCAAGGAGGCGCAGGCCTCCGGCGGCGCCGCTCCGGCTGCCAAGTCCGGTGACGCCGCCGAGGCCAAGCCGAAGCGCCGCGCCACCTCCCGCACCCGTACGGGCGACGAAGCCGAGAAGAAGGCGGAGTCGGCCACCGGGGCCCCCGCCGAGAAGGCCCAGCAGCAGATCGACATTCCTGGTCAGCCGGCTGGGGGCCCCTCCCGCGATGGGGGTACCTCCCGCGCGAGCGCAGCCGAGCGTGGGGGAGAAGCCGAGCGTGGGGGAGACGAGGGCGCCGGTGAGCGCCGCCGCCGTCGTGCGACCGCCGAGGCGGGCAGCCCCGAGACGGTTTCCGCCGAGGCGAAGGGCGAGTCCCCCAAGCTCTCGGCTTCGCTCGAGCAGGGAGGTGCCCCCACCGCCGAGGCGCCCGCGCAAGGCGAGGCCAAGGGCGACGCCGGCGAGGGTGCCGAGGGCCGTGGCCGCCGCGACCGCCGAGAGCGTGGCCGTGACCGTGACCGCGATCGTGACCGTGACCGCGACCGCGACCGCCGCGGCAAGGGCGGCGACGACCAGCAGGGTCAGGGCCGTCAGGACCGTCAGCAGCAGGGCCAGGGCGGCGGCCGTCAGGACCGGCAGCAGCAGGACGACGACGACTTCGAGGGTGGCCGCCGTGGCCGTCGCGGCCGCTACCGCGACCGCCGTGGCCGTCGTGGCCGCGACGAGATGGGCGGCCCCGAGCCGCAGCTGGCCGAGGACGACGTCCTGATCCCCGTCGCGGGCATCCTCGACATCCTCGACAACTACGCCTTCATCCGGACCTCCGGCTACCTGCCGGGCCCGAACGACGTGTACGTCTCCCTCGCCCAGGTCCGCAAGAACGGCCTGCGCAAGGGCGACCACATCACCGGTGCGGTCCGTCAGCCCAAGGAAGGCGAGCGCCGCGAGAAGTTCAACGCGCTGGTCCGCCTCGACTCCGTCAACGGCATGGCGCCCGAACACGGCCGCGGTCGCCCGGAGTTCAACAAGCTGACGCCGCTGTACCCGCAGGACCGGCTCCGCCTGGAGACCGAGTCGGGCGTGCTGACCACCCGCATCATCGACCTCGTGTCGCCGATCGGTAAGGGCCAGCGCGGTCTGATCGTGGCCCCGCCGAAGACCGGCAAGACCATGATCATGCAGGCGATCGCCAACGCGATCACGCACAACAACCCCGAGTGCCACCTGATGGTCGTTCTGGTCGACGAGCGTCCGGAAGAGGTCACCGACATGCAGCGGTCGGTCAAGGGCGAGGTCATCTCCTCGACCTTCGACCGTCCGGCCGAGGACCACACCACGGTCGCCGAGCTCGCCATCGAGCGCGCCAAGCGTCTGGTGGAGCTGGGTCACGACGTCGTCGTGCTGCTCGACTCGATCACGCGTCTGGGCCGTGCGTACAACCTCGCCGCCCCCGCCTCCGGCCGCATCCTGTCCGGTGGTGTCGACTCGACCGCGCTGTACCCGCCGAAGCGCTTCTTCGGTGCCGCGCGCAACATCGAGGACGGCGGCTCGCTCACCATCCTGGCCACGGCGCTCGTCGACACCGGTTCCCGCATGGACGAGGTGATCTTCGAGGAGTTCAAGGGCACCGGCAACATGGAGCTCAAGCTCGACCGGAAGCTCGCCGACAAGCGCATCTTCCCGGCGGTGGACGTCGACGCGTCCGGTACCCGTAAGGAAGAGATCCTGCTCGGCGCCGAGGAGCTCAGCATCGTCTGGAAGCTGCGCCGGGTGCTGCACGCGCTCGACCAGCAGCAGGCGATCGAGCTGCTCCTCGACAAGATGAAGCAGACGAAGTCGAACATCGACTTCCTGACGCAGATCCAGAAGACGACGCCGGCCCCCGGGAACAACGACTAGTCGTTCGTCCTTCGCCGGCGCAGTCCACCAAGGGCCGTCCCCTTTCACGGGGACGGCCCTTCGGCTTGTCGCCCTCCGGGATAAGATCTCGCCCTTCGGTCGGCTTTTCGACCGTCGTATCTCTTATCCCTAGGGGGGACTTGAGTGGGTACACCCACGTCCGGGGGCGGACGGCACAGACGCCGGATACGTATCGCCCTTCCCGTCGCCGCGGCCGGTGTCGCCGCGGCCGTCGGCGCCGCGCTGATGGTCTCGTCCGCCGGTGCCGCGAGCGCCGCGCCGACGCCCACGGTGAAGCCGGCGCTCGGCTCACCGTCGTACGCCACGCTGGAGAAGCGCATCGCCGGCGCCCTGGCCGGTGACGACACCGCCGGGCAGACGACCACGAAGTCGTCGCAGAGCGCGAGCACCGGCACCGTCGACGCGAAGATCATCGGTGGTCAGCAGACCACGATCTCCACGGCGCCGTTCATGGCCCAGCTCTGGTACTACGACGACCGGGGCACCGCCGACGAGAGCGACGACATCGGCTTCTTCTGCGGCGGCTCCGTCGTCTCACCGACGAAGATCCTCACCGCCGCGCACTGTGTCCAGGGCTACGACTGGAACGCCAACGGCGCCGTCCTCACGGGCACGTCGCAGTTGCCGACCAGCGACAGCTCCGGTGGCACGGACCTGCACGGCGGCACCGCCACCGGCGTCCAGCGCCAGTGGAACCACCCGTCGTTCAGCATGCGCACGATCGACAACGACATCGCCGTGCTCACGCTGGCCGCTCCGGTCCGGGCGACGCCGATCCGGATGGTGACCTCCGGCGACACCGCCTCGTACACGGCGGGCAAGAGCGCCACGCTCTACGGCTGGGGCCGCACCAGCTCCACCAGCCAGGACATCTCCGAGACGCTGAAGACGGCGACCCTGCCCCTGCAGTCGGACACCACCTGCTCGCGCTACTACGACACGGACTTCATCGCCGGCCACATGGTCTGCGCGGGCGACCCGGCCAGCGGCAGCGACGCCGGCACCACCTCCGCCTGCAACGGCGACTCCGGCGGCCCGCTCATCGTCGACAACCGGATCGTCGGCGTCGTCTCCTGGGGTGTGCAGGACTGCGTCGCGAAGGGCGCGTACAGCGTCTTCTCCAAGGTGCGGACGTACGTCGGCGCCGCCTACGCGCAGGTCGACGACGCGAACCTCAGCTACGCCGACGCCAAGGCCGACCTGTGGGTGCGCAACGCCTCCACCAAGACCGGCTACGAGAAGGACTCCAAGGGCACCTCGTTCGCCACACGCGAGTCGTGGGGCGACTGGAACGGCGTCAACGTCGTCCTGCAGACCGACCTCGACCGGGACGGCATCCAGGACCTCGTCGTCCGCGAGAGCTCCACGGGCGACGTCTACTGGATGCACTACGTCGTGTCGAGCGGCTCCTGGTCCCGGTCGAAGATCTTCAGCGGCTGGACGACCCGGACCCGCATCGTCGTCCCGGGCGACGTCACGGGTGACTATCTGCCCGACCTGCTGTCCGTCGACTCCGCCGGCGCCCTGTGGATCTACCCCGGCAAGGGCAACGGCACCTTCGCCACCCGCGTGCAGGTCGGCACCGGCTGGAACCAGTACAACTCCCTGCGCGGACACGGCGACTTCACCGGCGACGGCAAGGCCGATCTGATCGCGCGCCAGAAGAGCACCGGCGACATCTACCTGTACAAGGGCACCGGAACCTCGGGCAGCGGGGCCTTCTCGACGCGGGTCAAGGTCCGCTCCGGCTGGACGTACAACGCCTTCGACGCCGTCGGTGACATCACCGGCGACGGCAGGGCCGACTTCCTCGCCCGCACCACCGGCGGCACGCTCTACCTGTACAAGGGCACCGGCAAGGCGACCAGCGAGATCTTTGCCACAAGGGTCTCCGTCGGCACCGGTTTCCAGCAGTACGACATCTTCGGCTGAAACCGCAGGTGAGCGGGGCACGCCCCGGCCCGCCCCGCTACCCACCGTGCCCACCGCACCACGCGGTGGGCACGGTGCGTTGTGCAACGCTTTCCCGAGTTTCGCCCGCTGACCAGGCGAAGCACGACGATGGTGCGGGCGACCTGGTCCGGCCTCGCGGCAGGGGGTACACGACCCGATACGAGAACCGAGGAGCACATGTCCGCCCAGAGCACTCCGGACCCCGGCATACCCGAGCCCGGCGCGTACGGCCCCGGCCGCATCGAGGGCCGCCGCCGTACGACCCGCGGCAAGGCCCTGCGGATCGCGGCCTGGACGGCGGCCGGCATCGTCGCGCTGGGCGGCACGGGTGCCGGCTACGTGTACTTCAAGCTCAACGGCAACCTCAAGAGCGTCGACATCGACCAGGCCCTCGGCGCCGACCGGCCGCGCAAGGTCGACAACGGCTCCGAGAACATCCTGGTCCTCGGCTCGGACACCCGCGCCGGCGGCAACGCCAAGCTCGGCGGCGGTGACGACGACGGAAGCTCCCGCTCCGACACGGCGATGATCGTCCACGTCTACCAGGGGCACCGCAAGGCGAGCGTCGTGTCCATCCCGCGCGACACCCTCATCGACCGGCCGTCGTGCACCTCCGCCGACGGCACCGAGCACCCCGCCGCCTCCGACGTCATGTTCAACTCCGCGTACGCCACCGGCGGCGCGGCCTGCACCGTGCGGACCGTCGAGTCCCTCACCGGCATCCGCATGGACCACTACCTGGAGGTCGACTTCGCCGGCTTCCAGCGGTTCGTCGACGACCTCGGCGGCGTCAAGGTCACCACGACCAAGCGCATCAGCGACCCCAACAGCCATCTGCACCTGGCCGCCGGCACCCACCGGCTCACCGGCCGCGAGGCCCTCGGCCTGGTCCGCACCCGGCACGGCGTCGGCGACGGCTCCGACCTCGGCCGCATCCAGCTCCAGCAGGCCTTCGTCAAGGCCCTGGCCGACCAGGCCAAGCAGGTCGGCGTCCTCACCAGCCCGCAGAAGCTGTACCGGCTCGCCGACACCGCCACCAAGACCGTCACCACGGACTCCGACCTGGGCTCCGTCAACTCCCTGATGGACTTCGCGAACGGCCTCAAGGGCATCGGCCCCGCGCACATGACGATGGTCACCATGCCGGTCCAATACGACCCCGCCGACCCCAACCGCGTCCTCGTACGGAAGGCGAAGGCCCGGCTGATCTGGCACGCCCTGGAGCACGACCGGCCGATCCCGGCGTCCGCCACCAAGGGCGCGGCGACCGGCGGCGCCAAGGGCGTCGTCCGGTCCTGACCGGCCCGCCCGCCGCCGGGGAATAGTCGGCCGCCGCCCCCGGTTTTGGGGTATGGCGCCAGTCCTGGCAGACTGGTACGTCGGCTCCGGTTCACGCGGCCGCAACCCGCGGACGCGACCCGGCGCCCTCCCGGATCTAGGAGACACCTTGAAGCGCGACATCCACCCCGAGTACGTCGAGACGCAGGTCAGCTGCACCTGTGGCGCGTCGTTCACCACTCGTAGCACCATCGGCTCCGGCACCGTCCGTGCCGAGGTCTGCTCCGAGTGCCACCCGTTCTACACGGGCAAGCAGAAGATCCTCGACACCGGTGGCCGTGTGGCCCGCTTCGAGGCCCGCTTCGGCAAGGCCGCCGGCTCCAAGTAGCGAGCCCCCATTCGCCGGTCCACGGCTGCGCCCGCCCCAGGGCGCGCCGGGACCGGCGTTTTTGGTCGCCCGCCCCTTTTGCCCGCACGTATTCAGGAGCCCACCATGTTCGAGGCTGTCGAGGAACTGGTCGGTGAACACGCCGACCTGGAGAAGAAGCTCGCCGACCCGTCGGTGCACGCCGACCAGGCCAACGCGCGCAAGCTGAACAAGCGCTACGCCGAGCTCACCCCGATCGTCGCCACGTACCGCTCCTGGAAGCAGCACGGTGACGACGCCGAGACCGCACGTGAACTGGCCGCCGACGACCCGGACTTCGCCGCCGAGGTCAAGGAGCTGGAGAAGCGGCGCGAGGAGCTCACCGAGAAGCTGCGCCTCCTGCTGGTCCCGCGCGACCCCAGCGACGACAAGGACGTCATCCTCGAGATCAAGGCGGGCGCGGGCGGCGACGAGTCGGCCCTGTTCGCCGGCGATCTGCTGCGCATGTACCTGCGCTACGCCGAGCGCGTGGGCTGGAAGACCGAGATCATCGACTCCACCGAGTCCGAGCTGGGCGGCTACAAGGACGTCCAGGTCGCGGTCAAGACCAAGGGCGGCCAGGGCGCGACCGAGCCCGGCCAGGGCGTGTGGGCCCGGCTGAAGTACGAGGGCGGCGTGCACCGCGTGCAGCGCGTGCCGGCCACCGAGTCCCAGGGCCGTATCCACACCTCCGCCGCCGGCGTCCTGGTGACCCCGGAGGCCGAGGAGATCGACGTCGAGATCAACCCGAACGACCTGCGCATCGACGTCTACCGGTCGTCAGGCCCCGGCGGCCAGTCCGTCAACACCACCGACTCCGCGGTGCGCATCACGCACATCCCGACCGGTGTGGTGGCCTCCTGCCAGAACGAGAAGAGCCAGCTCCAGAACAAGGAGCAGGCGCTGCGTATCCTGCGCTCCAGGCTGCTCGCCGCCGCGCAGGAGGAGGCCGAGCGGGAGGCCGCG includes the following:
- the rho gene encoding transcription termination factor Rho; this encodes MSDTTDLMGARVEETAAAPATDSAPATGAGSRRRRGTGLDGMVLAELQQVASGLGIRGTARMRKSQLIEVIKEAQASGGAAPAAKSGDAAEAKPKRRATSRTRTGDEAEKKAESATGAPAEKAQQQIDIPGQPAGGPSRDGGTSRASAAERGGEAERGGDEGAGERRRRRATAEAGSPETVSAEAKGESPKLSASLEQGGAPTAEAPAQGEAKGDAGEGAEGRGRRDRRERGRDRDRDRDRDRDRDRRGKGGDDQQGQGRQDRQQQGQGGGRQDRQQQDDDDFEGGRRGRRGRYRDRRGRRGRDEMGGPEPQLAEDDVLIPVAGILDILDNYAFIRTSGYLPGPNDVYVSLAQVRKNGLRKGDHITGAVRQPKEGERREKFNALVRLDSVNGMAPEHGRGRPEFNKLTPLYPQDRLRLETESGVLTTRIIDLVSPIGKGQRGLIVAPPKTGKTMIMQAIANAITHNNPECHLMVVLVDERPEEVTDMQRSVKGEVISSTFDRPAEDHTTVAELAIERAKRLVELGHDVVVLLDSITRLGRAYNLAAPASGRILSGGVDSTALYPPKRFFGAARNIEDGGSLTILATALVDTGSRMDEVIFEEFKGTGNMELKLDRKLADKRIFPAVDVDASGTRKEEILLGAEELSIVWKLRRVLHALDQQQAIELLLDKMKQTKSNIDFLTQIQKTTPAPGNND
- a CDS encoding trypsin-like serine protease, with translation MVSSAGAASAAPTPTVKPALGSPSYATLEKRIAGALAGDDTAGQTTTKSSQSASTGTVDAKIIGGQQTTISTAPFMAQLWYYDDRGTADESDDIGFFCGGSVVSPTKILTAAHCVQGYDWNANGAVLTGTSQLPTSDSSGGTDLHGGTATGVQRQWNHPSFSMRTIDNDIAVLTLAAPVRATPIRMVTSGDTASYTAGKSATLYGWGRTSSTSQDISETLKTATLPLQSDTTCSRYYDTDFIAGHMVCAGDPASGSDAGTTSACNGDSGGPLIVDNRIVGVVSWGVQDCVAKGAYSVFSKVRTYVGAAYAQVDDANLSYADAKADLWVRNASTKTGYEKDSKGTSFATRESWGDWNGVNVVLQTDLDRDGIQDLVVRESSTGDVYWMHYVVSSGSWSRSKIFSGWTTRTRIVVPGDVTGDYLPDLLSVDSAGALWIYPGKGNGTFATRVQVGTGWNQYNSLRGHGDFTGDGKADLIARQKSTGDIYLYKGTGTSGSGAFSTRVKVRSGWTYNAFDAVGDITGDGRADFLARTTGGTLYLYKGTGKATSEIFATRVSVGTGFQQYDIFG
- a CDS encoding LCP family protein — translated: MSAQSTPDPGIPEPGAYGPGRIEGRRRTTRGKALRIAAWTAAGIVALGGTGAGYVYFKLNGNLKSVDIDQALGADRPRKVDNGSENILVLGSDTRAGGNAKLGGGDDDGSSRSDTAMIVHVYQGHRKASVVSIPRDTLIDRPSCTSADGTEHPAASDVMFNSAYATGGAACTVRTVESLTGIRMDHYLEVDFAGFQRFVDDLGGVKVTTTKRISDPNSHLHLAAGTHRLTGREALGLVRTRHGVGDGSDLGRIQLQQAFVKALADQAKQVGVLTSPQKLYRLADTATKTVTTDSDLGSVNSLMDFANGLKGIGPAHMTMVTMPVQYDPADPNRVLVRKAKARLIWHALEHDRPIPASATKGAATGGAKGVVRS
- the rpmE gene encoding 50S ribosomal protein L31, which gives rise to MKRDIHPEYVETQVSCTCGASFTTRSTIGSGTVRAEVCSECHPFYTGKQKILDTGGRVARFEARFGKAAGSK
- the prfA gene encoding peptide chain release factor 1 — protein: MFEAVEELVGEHADLEKKLADPSVHADQANARKLNKRYAELTPIVATYRSWKQHGDDAETARELAADDPDFAAEVKELEKRREELTEKLRLLLVPRDPSDDKDVILEIKAGAGGDESALFAGDLLRMYLRYAERVGWKTEIIDSTESELGGYKDVQVAVKTKGGQGATEPGQGVWARLKYEGGVHRVQRVPATESQGRIHTSAAGVLVTPEAEEIDVEINPNDLRIDVYRSSGPGGQSVNTTDSAVRITHIPTGVVASCQNEKSQLQNKEQALRILRSRLLAAAQEEAEREAADARRSQVRTVDRSEKIRTYNYPENRISDHRVGFKAYNLDQVLDGELDAVIQACVDADSAAKLAAA